TAACTTCTGGGTAACCGAAGCAAACATGCTGGCCTCCATCTCAATGTTCACGATTCCTAGGTCGAAGCACTTCTTCAGGAACTCCATTTTGTCGGCTTCCGTGTATTCGCATATAGCTCCATCCAGTCGGCCCTGACCTGTGTCCATACGAACCATGTTGAACCCATGAGGCCTTCCTGGTAATCGGGGCACTTACCCTCATAGAAACAGTCCGTTCCCATTGTGTTGCCACTTATGGTTTGAAAACCATCGTCCGCACTGCTACCATATGCTAAAACATCCTTGATCACACTCTCGGGAAACTGGGCAGGTCGCACAACACGCTTACCGAGTATAGCCTGAAGAATGAATACCACTTAAACTATTTTTCTTCGAAGCTGTCCAATCCACTTACGATCTCGTGCTCGTTGCGGAGATAGCCGTTGAAGGCATTTTTTGTGACTACAACAGTGCCAGGGGGAACACCGACACCGCCACAAGTACCGATACGAAGGAAAACCGGGTCCTGACAGCCAGCATACTTGACCAGCTTCAACAGTTCGTGCAACACTACACTGAAGGTGGAGGATCCAACACCGTGGCTGACACTTAGCACAGGGCCGACCTTGAACATGGCATATCGATGACCACCACTACACAAATCCACGGGTTCACCGGTCTCCGGATCATCTAGCACCTTTCGGAGGTACAATGCGAGTTCTCGCATTCGAGAGATAGTTCCTCCGCAACAAATCACCTGGGGATATGCCACAGAATAGTAttatcggatgattattggatTGCCACTTTCTGACCTTGACATcggcaaacttttttttgatttcggtAGGTTCCTTGGAGTTTTCCACATTGAAGTTCAGGTGGTACAAGAAATCCGAAGACATGGTCTCCAAGTGGGGATTAGCCAACTGAACACTGACAATGACCAACCAATTAAAGAAAAGTCAACTACTTAAAAGTGTTGCACACTTACCTTTTAGACATATCGCTGAAGTGTCTATCTctgaagaaagaaaaaaaaagtttatatgAACTAAATGAACTATTTTGTCACGAAGCGGGTTGCTAATATATTAATCTTATCTGACCAGCCATatatttttgcaaatgctTATAGAAAGCTATGTATTATTTGCAATGTATCATGTATGCGTATATAATATGTTACATTCCACATTATATTATTCAGAAATAAGAAACTTTATGAAGTTGTTAGTTTTTTAATGTAATGTTCTTGATATTTTCTTATTTCAAGTTCATAGCAACATTATATACACTTTGATAACTCATAAACAAACAATATTTACGTATAGTTTTCTATATATGAGCGAAGAGTCTTGTTGGCAACTGAATGAGAAACGTGGTGCCACTTTTGGAACTGAAACAACAACGGTCTGTGAAGAACGCGGCCGATCCGTCTTCTCCGAGTGCTGGTTGCGAACTGCCCAAGTTTTCTAAATAGTACATAGTGCCTACATATTGGACTGCAAGACTCCATTTACAACAACGATTGTAAGTGTAAGAATGATTGGGTGTTCCCCTTGAATTCAAATGAGTGCGTTTGTATTAACTGATATGAAATCATCTGCAACTGAAACATATAACAACCACACCCTTTTAATTGTGTAGGAATAAGAAAATGAAAGGTCCCACAAATGTGTTGGGATGTGTgccaaaattataaacactagattgattttaatataccatttaaatatattcagtaaatctttttttttttacaatataACTTGTATATTTGCATGTGCATTCCGtaatcaaattattttcagCAATTGTAGTCCATATTCTATTTATAGTTGGATAGATGTACATACAATTAGTTTAACTGCTGTTGATTTTTTTGAGGTTGTTTTCGCGGTAGCAACATTAATCAACATTTACAATTAACAAATTTGAAGGAATTTCAATACAATATAGTAgaataatttaagaaatttaattacagtattcattttttatagatattcGATTTAAATCCTTGTTTTTGGTTAGCCCCATTTAAAATATGCAACATAACAATTAACGATTtggttttaatatattatatcaTATTTGGTTTTCCTTCCCAAACCATTTCTTCATCTCAAAAGCCTTTTTAATGATAACCTTTGAACGTCACACTGAGTGATATTGTTTTATGTATTACatgtatattttgttttgttgtaaCATATATAAGCAGTAAATTCTTCAATGAATATACATACAGTATGCTTGAGATTAAATTAACTAATGAGGTTAGGGTCGATATACACAGAAATAAAGCTAGGAACTTAATCAGAGCTAAACTAGGGAATGTTGAAACACCGTAGTATACTGGAGAGATGCGAACATACATTATAGAAGgtaacttttaaataaaactcccGATATATGGCCCTTTACTCGTGGGCCTGCGACTCCTGCTGGACCAACTTGAAGCGCCTGGGCGACTTGATGGATCCTTGATGGCCGAACAGTGACTTCAATTGACCATTATGCGACAGAATCTTACGTATATAGCGCGCCACGAGAATCTGAGGACGCTGTGAGGGAAAAGTGAGAAAAGTGATACCTGTTAATCAATTCATTTATCAATGGAAATCAATACCAACCTGCTGCCATTCGTGCATGACCTCCTTGGGGGCATTGACCTGGTCGCCGTTCAGGCGATTCAGAAGCGCCACACATACAACCGCCGCCTTGATGCCGGCGTGGTGGGTCAGGGCGGCAAAGATGGTGCTTTCCATCTCGATGTTAACCACTCCATGGTCGCGCAGCTTCTCCAGGTATGCCATCTTGTCGTTCTCACTGAACTCGCAGAAGGCGCCATCCAATCGCCCTTGACCCTCGTAGAAATCATTTGTGCACAGAGTCTTGCCAATGATGGTGTCATATGGATCGTCGGCACTGGCCAGGGACTTGAGCTCACGCGCAAGTTTCTTGTCCAGCTTGGCAGGACGGTGAATGGTCTCGCCCAGAATGGTCTGTAATAACATAAATTATGAATAAGataaacaaattctttaaattcttGGGAGAAGTCACTTACGAATTCATGGGAGTTGCGCAACTGGCCATCGAGGGCATCCTCAGTGATGATAACTGTGCCGCCTTCCACTCCGACGCCGCCGCATGTGCCGATCCTGATGAAGACGGGGTCCTTGCACTTCGCGTGGTACATCAGCTTGATCATCTCGTGCATCAGAATACTGACCGAGGGCGTTCCCATGCCGTGACTAACGCAAAGCACTGGGCCAACTTTGTACATCGAGTAGCGATATGAGTAGGCACTAATGTCCTGCAGCTGAGTACCCGCTGGCAGCTTGTAGCCGATCTCGTTCATTATGAAGTGTGCAAAGTTCTCCATGCGCTTTGGTGTTCCGCCCATGCAAACGAACTGGTCAGCAAAATGAAAGTCAAGAGTTTAGAAACTATTAATTAAcgatgtaaataaataaaggggAAAACCAAGCTTCAAGCGTC
The Drosophila bipectinata strain 14024-0381.07 chromosome 3R, DbipHiC1v2, whole genome shotgun sequence DNA segment above includes these coding regions:
- the LOC108122573 gene encoding uridine phosphorylase 1, with protein sequence MESCSPICRHYVLFRKLGQFATSTRRRRIGRVLHRPLLFQFQKWHHVSHSVANKTLRSYIENYTDRHFSDMSKSVQLANPHLETMSSDFLYHLNFNVENSKEPTEIKKKFADVKVICCGGTISRMRELALYLRKVLDDPETGEPVDLCSGGHRYAMFKVGPVLSVSHGVGSSTFSVVLHELLKLVKYAGCQDPVFLRIGTCGGVGVPPGTVVVTKNAFNGYLRNEHEIAILGKRVVRPAQFPESVIKDVLAYGSSADDGFQTISGNTMGTDCFYEGQGRLDGAICEYTEADKMEFLKKCFDLGIVNIEMEASMFASVTQKLGVKAGDVCVTIVNRLNGDQVEITMEQKHEYEQRPFLVVGRYIKKLLQKC
- the LOC108122677 gene encoding uridine phosphorylase 1 isoform X2 → MSLLTANSHSLSEEELDEYSDGTVKLRNSNIELMDQDILYHLALGSESHDLHEMFGDVKFVCMGGTPKRMENFAHFIMNEIGYKLPAGTQLQDISAYSYRYSMYKVGPVLCVSHGMGTPSVSILMHEMIKLMYHAKCKDPVFIRIGTCGGVGVEGGTVIITEDALDGQLRNSHEFTILGETIHRPAKLDKKLARELKSLASADDPYDTIIGKTLCTNDFYEGQGRLDGAFCEFSENDKMAYLEKLRDHGVVNIEMESTIFAALTHHAGIKAAVVCVALLNRLNGDQVNAPKEVMHEWQQRPQILVARYIRKILSHNGQLKSLFGHQGSIKSPRRFKLVQQESQAHE
- the LOC108122677 gene encoding uridine phosphorylase 1 isoform X1, which codes for MPPTITDNQSHDFKAHYELAHRSPLQDDETDDAYVHKITRYSDGTVKLRNSNIELMDQDILYHLALGSESHDLHEMFGDVKFVCMGGTPKRMENFAHFIMNEIGYKLPAGTQLQDISAYSYRYSMYKVGPVLCVSHGMGTPSVSILMHEMIKLMYHAKCKDPVFIRIGTCGGVGVEGGTVIITEDALDGQLRNSHEFTILGETIHRPAKLDKKLARELKSLASADDPYDTIIGKTLCTNDFYEGQGRLDGAFCEFSENDKMAYLEKLRDHGVVNIEMESTIFAALTHHAGIKAAVVCVALLNRLNGDQVNAPKEVMHEWQQRPQILVARYIRKILSHNGQLKSLFGHQGSIKSPRRFKLVQQESQAHE